The window GTGAAACTTCATTATCCAGATAAATTACTTGATTTGTTGGTAATGCTCAGATAATATGCTGTCCTGAAAGGTAGATTTACGGAAAATTACATGAGTGAGCAAGAGGAACCACAATATCTGTTAGACAAAAGAAGATATTTAAGAGAGCCTATAATAGTATTTAAGGTGTCAGAAGACAGTCAACATCAGCCGCTCTTCGGTTATGCCAGAAATATAAGCAGGGGCGGATTCTTTGTCGCATCAATCAACCCTCGTGAACCGGGTCAAAGATTTAGTATCTCTTTTCAGATACCTGATGCAAACATCAAAGTCAGATGTCAATGCGAGGTTGTGTGGGCCAGAAAGTTCAGTGATTCTAATAAGAATGAACCGGGGTATGGGGTCAGGTTTACTGATATAGCTGAAGAGATTGCAGAGGCTATTGACAACTGGGTATCAGAGCAGCGTAAGTGAGCAGACCTCAGATACAGGTGTCTTGCCATCCGGCCCCCGCCCCCCCAGGAGATAGATGGTATCATCTAAGGATGCTACGCTCATTACTATGCGTCCTTCATTCAACTGTTCAAGCTCTTCCCAGGCATCACTGCCTTGTTCAAAACATGCTGCACGATTTTCTATCTTATTGTCGCTTTTTCCGCCAAAGACGAATACTCTGTTGTTAAGAGACAATGCCCCCAGGCCTGCAGCAGGCCAGGGAAGTCTCATCCCTGAATCTCTCCAGCTGTTTGAAACAGGATCATAAGATTCCATAAGGTCAAAATTCATGAATCCATCTTCTCTGAGGCCGGCGCCTCCCATGACCACTATTTCGTCATTGATTACTACTGATACATGGGCAAAACGGGGCTCAGGCATCGGGGCAAGTTTGTTCCACACCGCCTCTTCAGGTGAAAATGCCTCGCAGAAGGAGAACCCGGGGTCTGTCATAGGACCGCCACTTGTGGCATCAGGATGGTGGCCGCCTATCACATAGATCTGATTATTGTATACAACTGAGGCCGGATAATCATGCGGCATGAGCATGTCCGGTCCACTTGTCCATGTGTCATTTTCAGGGTCATATATTTCAACTATCCTGAAAAACTGAAACCTTCCATCATGGAGTTTCAGGCCTCCCCCCATGACATATATTTTATTGTTAAGGACAGCGGCAACTGTGCCTGAGCGCACAGTCGGCATATCTTTTCCCCTGGACCATACATCAGTTTCCGGGTCGTATATCTCAGTGCTGCAGAGGCTGGTAAATCCATCACCGCCACCTCCAAAGACATATATCTTTTCTTTGTAAGATGCCGCAGCAAAATGAGACCGTGCAGCGTGCATTGGAGACCTTTTAACCCAACCGGAATACTTCACTCTGAAAAAATATACCTCCCTGTTGATCTTTTATTGAATCGGTTTCCTGCCCCCGCCCATCACATCCTCTTTGCCTATCCTGACTTCACTGAAAGATTTAATCCCTGCATAATAGTCTGCTCCCAAATAGAGTGCAGGTGTAAGTTTTGAGAGATTAGGCTGTTTGTTCTTTTTATCAAATGCCTTCTCCTTATAGTGAACTGCAAGGACTTCCCCAATAAAAAGATCATGATCCCCTAGTCTGTGTCGTTTCACGATCCTGCACTCATATGCGGCATATGCATCTTTGAGTATGGGGGTCTTTATCTCTGACGAGGGAAGTGTTTTTATCCGGTAAGCAGAGAACTTGTCAAGTTCTCTGCCGGAGGTCCTTCCCAGAGCTGCTATCGTGCCTGCATTGTCAAACTCCAGAAAGTTGACAGTGAATTCGCCGCTCTTTTTCAACATTTGATAGGAGTATCTCTTTGGTGCTATAGACACTGCAAACAATGGAGGTTCAAAGGATACGGCAGAATACCATGCACAGGCAAGGGCATCTATGGAATCCCCTGCTTTCACTACGATTATTGCCGGCACGACCGGATAGAAATGATAAAATCCCGTTTTACTTATATCCTTCTCTGTCTTCATTATTTCACCTCCCCGTGTTGAAAGTCCTTATTCTCCGATTATCTTGACTAATACCCTCTTTTTCCTCCGGCCATCGAATTCTCCGTAGAATATCTGTTCCCATGGTCCAAAATCAAGTTTACCATTTGTGATAGCGACGACTACCTCACGCCCCATGAACTGCCTCTTGATATGAGCGTCTCCGTTGTCTTCACCTGTCCTGTTATGCCTGTAAAATGAAACAGGCTCGTTTGGGGCAAGGCGTTCGAGAAAGTCATCGTAATCCTGCAGTAATCCCTGTTCGTCGTCGTTAATGAATACACTTGCTGTAATGTGCATGGCATTAACCAGGCAAAGTCCTTCGCTTACTCCACTCTTACGCAAGGCGTCTTTCACGTGAGTTGTGATATTGATATACGATCTCCGGGTCTTTATTTCAAACCACAGCTCTTCCCGGTAGGATTTCATTATACGTTCCCTGAAATTAATGAATATGTTTAGATGGATTAATAGTCGCCTTTCAATTTATATCATACATAGTATATTTCTTCAAAGTGTATTTATCGTTAAACTTCCTTTAAGATGTAGTGCTTATCCCATGAATGAAGGTTAAGTTAACGTTTAACGCCCGGGTTTTTTTCCGGAACCATACCCTCTGGGACTTTCAAGAAGCACGAATTGCGGGTC is drawn from Nitrospirota bacterium and contains these coding sequences:
- a CDS encoding PilZ domain-containing protein, which gives rise to MSEQEEPQYLLDKRRYLREPIIVFKVSEDSQHQPLFGYARNISRGGFFVASINPREPGQRFSISFQIPDANIKVRCQCEVVWARKFSDSNKNEPGYGVRFTDIAEEIAEAIDNWVSEQRK
- a CDS encoding YjbQ family protein; its protein translation is MKSYREELWFEIKTRRSYINITTHVKDALRKSGVSEGLCLVNAMHITASVFINDDEQGLLQDYDDFLERLAPNEPVSFYRHNRTGEDNGDAHIKRQFMGREVVVAITNGKLDFGPWEQIFYGEFDGRRKKRVLVKIIGE
- a CDS encoding flavin reductase family protein, translating into MKTEKDISKTGFYHFYPVVPAIIVVKAGDSIDALACAWYSAVSFEPPLFAVSIAPKRYSYQMLKKSGEFTVNFLEFDNAGTIAALGRTSGRELDKFSAYRIKTLPSSEIKTPILKDAYAAYECRIVKRHRLGDHDLFIGEVLAVHYKEKAFDKKNKQPNLSKLTPALYLGADYYAGIKSFSEVRIGKEDVMGGGRKPIQ